The following proteins come from a genomic window of Nostoc sp. ATCC 53789:
- a CDS encoding GAF domain-containing protein translates to MKKPLWSPTQYVDDIDRLQTYKVKLMQHQEETAHQLVQKINQIIANTSSTALMLQDIAQLLGTAFEVDCCCLVSVTSETSDEASTMNWCADQYMGLPHPEEMFSMEQLLMHSPVLQCAAEPLTIEDISIIQKSLVIGCQYLPLPIKAVLAIPTRFGGNNNGVINLIKFQPYDWSESEKQLLKEVESACAIAFSQVAQAKLITHQQQYLQKGDQYQSLIKQLTLLSRSNLELNQMLQLVIASTAESLQADRGLLILLKYTDPLFRTQAKKQIPKAKARVVGEWAKATQICRTTKPETLEQQSFLLSECGLCQRPFIDTGKAVIFDNYTEQNDTSVAAPLFAIEQLPAVLLVPLESQGKILGFLVLQQATTRSWQAAELNLVEMVCAQVSNAIIQSQTLRQVQTLVDERTAKLQSSLELQAKLHERTRQYVEQLRKLNELKDEFLSNMSDRLRYPLTNMLMSIRNLRLPGIAPERQIRYMDILEQECTKEINLINDLLTLQKLESPHEAPQLESIDLNTRIQDITIAFEKKLAEKGLKISVDLPEESLKLQTELESFDRILQELLTNACKYSQHDTTVHLEAVHRVDQQIDQVIIKVTNTGHAISQEEATYIFDKFRRGKGRWTPGTGLGLALVKSLVQHLNGAIAVESLPISDSEQSEICFTLTLPQFSDESKP, encoded by the coding sequence ATGAAAAAGCCTTTATGGTCGCCGACACAGTACGTAGATGACATAGATCGACTACAAACTTACAAAGTCAAGCTGATGCAGCATCAGGAAGAAACTGCCCACCAGTTGGTACAAAAGATTAACCAAATCATTGCCAATACCTCATCTACGGCTTTGATGTTGCAAGATATTGCCCAATTGCTAGGAACTGCTTTTGAAGTAGATTGTTGCTGCTTAGTTTCAGTAACGAGTGAAACATCTGACGAAGCAAGTACTATGAATTGGTGTGCCGATCAATATATGGGGTTGCCACATCCAGAAGAAATGTTTTCGATGGAACAATTGCTTATGCACTCGCCAGTGCTGCAATGTGCTGCTGAACCATTGACTATTGAAGATATTTCCATCATTCAGAAGAGTTTGGTAATTGGCTGTCAGTATTTACCCCTACCCATAAAAGCTGTTTTGGCAATTCCCACCAGGTTTGGTGGAAATAATAATGGGGTGATTAATCTGATTAAATTCCAACCTTATGATTGGAGTGAATCAGAAAAACAACTGCTAAAAGAAGTAGAGTCTGCTTGTGCGATCGCTTTTTCTCAAGTGGCGCAAGCTAAACTAATTACTCATCAACAACAGTATCTTCAAAAAGGCGATCAGTATCAAAGCTTGATCAAGCAATTAACATTACTGAGTCGCAGTAACTTGGAGCTTAATCAAATGCTCCAGTTAGTTATCGCCTCTACTGCCGAATCTCTACAGGCAGATCGAGGTTTACTTATACTACTAAAATATACCGATCCACTATTTAGGACTCAAGCTAAAAAACAAATTCCGAAAGCGAAAGCTAGAGTGGTTGGTGAATGGGCGAAGGCAACACAAATTTGTCGCACTACTAAACCAGAAACCTTAGAACAGCAGTCTTTTTTGCTTTCGGAATGTGGTTTGTGCCAGCGTCCCTTCATAGATACTGGAAAGGCAGTAATCTTTGATAACTATACAGAGCAAAATGATACTTCGGTAGCTGCTCCATTATTTGCGATCGAGCAATTGCCTGCCGTCTTATTAGTGCCGTTAGAAAGTCAAGGTAAAATCTTAGGATTTTTGGTGCTACAGCAAGCTACTACTCGCAGTTGGCAAGCAGCCGAATTAAATCTTGTGGAAATGGTTTGCGCTCAAGTAAGCAACGCCATAATTCAGTCACAGACATTGCGTCAAGTACAAACTTTGGTAGATGAGCGGACAGCGAAACTCCAGAGTAGTCTGGAACTCCAGGCAAAGTTGCATGAAAGAACCCGGCAATATGTTGAGCAACTGCGGAAACTCAATGAACTCAAAGATGAATTTTTGAGCAACATGAGCGATCGCTTGCGCTATCCTTTGACAAATATGCTGATGTCCATTCGGAACTTACGTTTGCCAGGAATTGCACCAGAGCGTCAAATTAGATACATGGATATCCTAGAGCAGGAATGCACAAAGGAAATCAACTTGATTAATGACTTGTTAACACTCCAGAAACTAGAGTCGCCTCACGAAGCTCCACAATTAGAATCTATAGATTTAAATACTAGAATTCAGGATATAACAATAGCTTTTGAGAAGAAACTCGCAGAGAAGGGATTAAAGATTTCTGTAGATTTACCAGAAGAATCGCTAAAACTGCAAACGGAACTGGAGAGTTTTGACCGCATCCTGCAAGAGTTGTTAACTAATGCCTGTAAATACTCACAGCATGATACCACCGTCCATTTAGAAGCTGTTCACCGAGTCGATCAACAAATCGATCAAGTTATCATAAAGGTGACGAATACAGGACATGCCATCTCCCAAGAAGAAGCAACCTACATCTTTGACAAGTTCCGTCGCGGAAAAGGGCGTTGGACTCCAGGGACTGGCTTGGGACTTGCTCTAGTCAAGTCTTTAGTGCAGCATTTGAATGGAGCGATCGCAGTTGAGAGTCTCCCAATCTCGGATTCTGAACAGAGCGAAATTTGCTTCACCCTGACTCTGCCCCAATTTTCTGACGAAAGCAAACCATAA